CCATCCCCGAAAGCCAATCACAGGAGATTTCCCATGGCAGAAATAGGCACCTTCACCCGCACCGAAACCGGCTATGCCGGGAAGCTACATTCGTTCGGCCTCCGCGATAAGCTGTTCATCGTTCCAGCCAAGCCGAGCGACGTGAAGAACGCGCCCGACTATCGCGTGCGTCTCGATAGCGAGGACGGCCCGGACACCGGCCCCGCATGGAAAGACTCCAGCGAAAATGCCGGCGACTTCGTGTCGTTGCGGCTGGAGGGACCGATCTTCCCGTTCCCGATCCGCGCCAAGCTGTTCCAGTCCAACGTCGATCCATCGGTCTGGACCCTGCGTTGGAAGCACCCCCGGAAAGTCGAGGACGAGGAATGACGGCCGCACGCGTGCGGCCCGCCATCCGGTCCAAGATCGTCATCCCTTTGTTCTCAGAAAAGCCGTCTCATCCCTCCGTCCCGCTCGGCCACCGGACGGCCGGCGCGCGCAGCGAAGGTCAGGGGCGGCCATCGGCCGGCGCTTGCGCCTTGCCCTTGACCGCAGCGAGCACGCTGGCAGGCTGGTGTCGAAGCGGAGACAGGACTGCATGGCATTATGCCGTCCTGATACTGGCCGGCGCGCTTTCCGTCTGCGCCGGATCGGGCGTCGCGGTCGCGCAATCCGCGCCCATCGAGCGCCCGGCTGCCGCCCATCCCTATGCGGCTCACATCGCCGAGGCGTCGCAGCGTTTCGGCATACCGGAGCATTGGATCGTCGCGGTGCTACGCGCCGAGAGCGCGGGCGATGTGCGCGCGGTTTCGTCGGCCGGCGCGATGGGATTGATGCAGGTGATGCCTGACACATGGGCGGGCCTGCGCGTCCGCTACGGCCTCGGCCGCGATCCCTACGACCCGCGCGACAACATCCTCGCAGGCACGGCCTACCTGCGCGAAATGTTCGACCGCTACGGCAATGTCGCGGCGATGCTGGCGGCCTACAATGCCGGTCCCGGCCGCTATGACGAACACCTTGCGACCGGCCGCACCCTGCCGGCCGAAACGCGGGCCTATGTCGCCGCGCTTGCGCCGATCCTCGGCGGCGCGGCTGCAACCGAGCCGCCGTCATCGGCACCGCCACCGCCGCCAGATTGGCGTGAGGCACCGCTGTTCGTCATGCGTCCGGGCGACGCGCGGGCTGTCGCCGCGCCGCCGTCCGACGCACGATCCGGCGACGGCCGCGCGACCGTTCCGGCGCGCGATCCCGTCGATGCGGAGTCACGGAGCGACAGCATTTTCGTCGCCGACGCGAGCGGTTCGGGAACGCCATGAGGGCGGCGTTCCCGCGCTCGGCGGCGCTCATTCCGGTGTCCAGTCAGGCAGGTTTTTGCCCGGCTGGATTCCCGGCAGGAGGGGCAGAAAAGGCAGAAAGGGCGGAGGGCAAGATTAAAGAAGACGGCACCATGTCGGGCCGCTTCTGGAAATTATTGTTGTCTGTACACTGGTTAGGTTGCCGGTTCCGGCACCATGGTTTTGAGGGGCCGCGTGCCGTGATTTCGCGCAAAGCCTTGGCTTTGCAGGGTTTCGAGCGGCACCATAGGCCCATATCGGCCGTTTTTCGGCGATTTCGTCAGGAGCCGCGCCCATGAGCGCCGACGACGAAAACCGCTTCCGCCCGAAGCCCGGCCGCATCCGATCCGACACGCCGAAGGCCGGGAGACCCAAGAGCTTTTTCACGCAGGTCAGGAAGATCACCCGCCAGCATCAGGCAGCGGCCGCCCGCGATCCTTCCATGCCGTCATCCGCTCGCCCGTCATCGCCGGGGCGGTCCCGTGCCGTGGTCGCCAGCGGCAAGGGCGTGAAGCGTGGCCGGGGCGCGAGCTTCGTGCGCGCCCGGAACATCTCCGGCCAATGGCATCATCGCCAGCCCGGCAGCCGCCGCGTGATCGTCAAGCAGCGCAGCGTCCGGGCTGCGTGGAAGGGCGGACGCGCCCGCGCGCATCTGCGCTATGTCCAGCGCGACGGCACGTCACGCGACGGCGAGCGCGGCCGGCTCTATTCGGCAACCGAGGACCGCGCCGATGGCGACGCCTTCCTTGATCGCGGCAAGGACGACCGCCATCAATTCAGGTTCATCGTCTCGCCCGAGGACGGCGCGGAGCTGTCGGACCTGACAGCCTACACCCGCGATTTCATGCAACAGGTGGAAGCCGACCTCGGCACGAAACTCGATTGGGTTGCCGTCAATCACTACAACACCGGCCATCCCCATGTGCATATCGTCGTCAACGGCCGCGACGATAGCGGCGGGGATCTAGTCATCAATGGCGATTACCTTTCCGCTGGCCTGCGCGAACGCACCAGCGAGCTTGCCAGTCTGGAACTCGGCCCCGTTACCGAGATCGAGCAGACCCGCAAGCTGACCGCCGAAATCGACCAAGACCGTTTCACCCGGATCGACCGCGCCATGGTCGAGGAAGCCGATGCCCGTTTCCTTGATCTGCGCCATGAACCGGCAGAGCCGAAACGGCAGTTCGAGCGGACGCTGCGCCTGCGCCGTCTCGGCAAGCTGGAGAAGATGTGGCTGGCGACCGAACACGCGCCCGCCGTTTGGGAATTGAGCAAGGACATGGAACCGGCCCTGCGCGAATTGGGCGAGCGCGGCGACATTATCCGCACCATGCAGAAGGCGCTCGGCCCGCAGGGTGGCGAACGCGATCCCATGAGCTTCCAAATCCATGACGGAGTGCCCGAGACGCGGATCTTTGGCCGCGTCGTGGATAAACATCTGTCCGACGAGCTAGGCGAGAACCTGACCATTGTGGTGGACGGCATCGACGGCTGGACGCACCACATCGCCGGTATCGCGCCCGAGCGGCTGGAGGATGCCCGCATCGGCAGCATCATCGAGATCGGCCCGGCCGAGGTGGCAACCCGGCCGTCCGACCACACCATCACGGCCATCGCCGAGGACGGCATCTATCGGCCAAGCCGCCATCTGGAGCAGGCGAAATTCGAGGGCCGCGTTCCGGGCGGCGACTATGAGGGCTATGTCGATGCCCATGTCCGCCGACTGGAGGCATTGCGCCGCGCCGGGATCGTCGAGCGCATCGACGCCGACCAATGGAGCATTCCCGATGATCTGGTCAGCCGCGCCGCCGTCTATGATGCCGGCCGTGACCGGCAGGCCAGCGTTCGCGTCCTTTCTCCTGTCAATCTGGAAAAGCAGATCGGATCGGACGGTGCGACATGGCTGGACCGGCGATTGATCCATGGCGAAACGGCCGACCTTGCGTCGGTCGGCTTCGGCCAGCAGGTGCGCGAGGCGATGGACCAGCGCCGCGAGCATCATATCGAACAGGGCGACGCCACCCGAGCGAGGAACGGCCGCATCTTCTATCGGCGCAGCCTTCTCGCTACCCTGCGCGAGCGCGAGGTTGCCCGCGTCGGCGCGGAGATGGCCGAGAGCAAGGGCCTGCCGTTCCGCGCCGCCACGGACGGCGAGAACGTCAGCGGCAAGTTCACCGGGACCGTGCAGCTTTCCAGCGGCAAGTTCGCCGTGGTCGAGCAATCCCATGAATTTACCCTTGTCCCGTGGCGGCCGGTCATCGACCGCCAGCTCGGCCGCGAGGTCATGGGCGTTGTGCAGGGCGGATCGGTGTCGTGGCAGTTGGGGCGGCAAAGAGGGCTAAACATCTAGGTGCCGCCCTTATGCCTCAAACCTCGATGAGATAGTTCACGCTCATTTCGGTCTTGCCGGAGGGAGCAATCTCTGGCCGGGCTTCACCCACCTGTTCAAATCCCGCGTTGAGAAGAACCCGCTCCGATGCAGGGTTTTCTTGAACCGTTCGAGCGCGGAGCTTTCTCAGGCCCAACTTGCGGGCCATTTCCACGGCCAGCGCGAGCGCGCGACCCGATACCTTTCGGCCACGATGCTCCGGCGCGACCCAATAGCCAATCTCCGCGTCATCCGGTTTCACGTCAAAGATCACCAGACTTCCGAGAAACGAATCCGAGAGTGCATCCGAGATTGTCAGGACGGCCAAGGTTCCATCGCGCAATCCGTCTGCAATCGCACCCCGGATCATGTCACGAACGATCTGCGGCGTATATTCGTCCAACGGCAGGTGAGCGAAGTGCTTGACCGAAGCATCGTTCGTCCCGGCGACATATGCTTCCGCATCTGCATCCGACATGGCTCTGATCGTCACCACGCCATCTGAGATCGGCAAGACGGCGAGGAAATTACGATCTGCCAAACCGCCATGGGTATCGTTTTGATTGCTCATTCTTGCTTCCGCTCTTGTCTCGATTGCTTCCATCTTCGGCGCAATGTAGCGCCCGCTATCCGTGCGCGGCGTTCCGATGGACTCGCCACACAGCGCGATAGATCGATGATCGTTGACTCGAACAATGTTCGATTGATAGAGTGATGTACTAGGACACGCTCGACTGTCAAGTTTGCGGGAGTAGGAATGACTAAGAACGGACCATCGCAGACGGAGCGCGGTTCCTCGACGATTTGGCTGAAACCAGCCAAGCGAGTGCGCGACGTTCCCGCGCTGACGCGGGACCGCATCGTCCAAGCCGCTGTCGAGATTCTAGACATGCGGGGCCAAGACGGCCTGACGATCCGCAAACTGGCGGAACATCTGAACGCCGGTGCCGCATCCCTCTACTGGCATGTCGAGACACGCGACGATGTGCTTGAACTGGCACTGGACAGCGTTCTCGGTGAAATCCCTCTGCCAACAGAACCATTGAAATGGGACAAGGAGTTGATCCGCTTCCTAACAGAATGGCGGCAGACGCTTCTACGGCATCCTTGGTCAACCAGCCTGTTCGGCTTCCGGCCGCTGCTCGGTCCCAATGCCTTGGTCCGATCCGAACATCTTCGCGCAACCCTCGCAAGGGCGGGATTGCCGAAGGCCGACGTTATCCATGCGGGATACACATTATCGAACTTCATGCTCGGATCGGTCGCGACGCAAGTAGCGTGGCAAGCCGGCGACGAAGCTGCAACCCGTGCGCGCGTCGCCACTTTCCTTCGGGATCACGCGGCCGAATATCCAGCCCTTTCCTCGCAGATCGAGAGCGAACCCGATGATTGGGGCGAGAGCTTTTCGCGTGGGTTAGGCTGGATAATCCGTTCCTTCGCTACCTCATAGGGTGGCGAATATGCGACGGCGGCAACAGTCAACATCACTGACCGACCGCCAATGGGGGATGCCGACCGCGCTTGGATCGCGTATTCCCCTTGCCTCGCTCATCCAGACGCTTGCCGTCGCCGAATATCTCAACTTTCGACACCCCGCCAATGCGCTCGGTGTGGCGCAATCCAGCGTCAGCGCCCGCGTGAAGGCGCTGGAGGACGATCTTGGCATCCTCCTGTTCGAGCGCCATGCGCGCGGCGTTCGCCTGACAGAAGCCGGACGCCATTTTGTCGAGCGGATCGCGGCCGGCATCGACCAACTTGACCATGCCGTGAAGACCGCCGGCATGGCGGCAGCCGGCGAAAGCGGTCGGCTTCGCATCGGTATCCATGCCCTGATTCCACACAGCTTCCTCGCAAACTTGATCGGCCAATACCGCGAAGACCACCCCGGCGTTGAAGTCGACATGACCGAAGCCACGGCCCGCGAAGCGGTGATGCAGCTTCGCGCCGACCGGCTGGACGTGGTATTCGTCGCCGGGAAGCCCGAATTGCCCGACTGCCATTCCCGGCGCATATGGACCGAACCGCTCTTGGCGGTGATACCAGAGCGGCATCCGCTCGCCGAACGGTCGGCCATCACATGGGCCGATCTGGAGGGCGAGACGTTCCTTGTCCGGCATGGCGGCACCGGCCCGCAGGTTCATAGCCATATCGTTCTGCGCCATGCCGGGCACTGGCCTGCGCTGTCGATCCTGCGCTTCGACGTTGGGCGCGGCGCGCTCCTATCCATGGTCGGACAGGGCTTCGGCATCACCATCGTCGGGGCGGCCACCTCGCTATTGCCTACGTCCGGCATTGTCTTCCTGCCCTTCGCGGACGAGCCGGAGCCGGTCGCCTTCTCGGCTGTTTGGTCGCCGTCCAACCGCAGCGCGGCGTTGAAAAATCTGCTCACCCTTGCCAGCCACATGGTGCGGATCGCCCGCACCGACTAAATCCAGCCGGTTGGCGTCCGATCATCGACCGCCAGTTGGGTCGGGAAGTCATGGGCGTTGTGCAGGTCGGATCGGTGTCGCGGCACCTCGGGCGGCAGAGGGGGATAAGCCTCTAATCTGTTGTAGATGAACGCAGCCGCTCGAAACCAGCGATGAGGCTGTCGAGTCCGAAGTTGAACGCAGCATCCATGCCGTCTGTTTCCAACTCGTGAAACAGATCGTGCAGGAAGGAGGACGGTGCTTGCTCGGACACATCTGGCCTGTCCGAAATTCTCTCATCGGCATCAGATGCCTGCTGTTCGAGAACGGAACCGACCACATAGTGACTGACCGCCCGGAGCGTCCAAACGGCGCGCTTCGGGCTAAAGCCCGCCGCGCAGAGAAAGCGTATTTGTGTCTCGGCGGTGCCAAAATTCGGTTCTGTCGGTCGAGTGCCGGCATGGACACGCGCGCCGTCGCGATAAGAGAGCAACGCCATTCTGAAACTCAGGGCGTTTTCTTTCAGGTACACCCGCCAGTCCTCGTTTTCCTTGGGTAGGGACCGGGTGTGGCGTTCCGTCAGCATCGCCTCGGCCAGTCCGTCAAGCAGCGCGCGCTTGTTCTGGAAATGCCAGTAAAGCGCAGGCTGCTGAACCTTGAGGCGTTCAGCGAGCTTTCGCGTCGTCAGGTTGTCCATGCCAACCTCGTTCAACAGCTCCAGCGCCGCTGCGATCACGGTGCCTTTGTCCAGTTTGGTCATTCACGTTCCTTCGCCAACGCTTGACAATTTATCACCGATAAGTTTTATGTCTATGTCCTTATCATTGATAAAGTCGCTCGCATTGAGCGGCGCTGGAGTTTCAGGTGCGCAGCTCTGCCATCATTGCCCTGCTGATCGTCGGTCTCGACGCCATGGGACTCGGCCTCATCATGCCGGTCCTTCCGACGCTTCTGCGCGAGCTTGTGCCGGTGGAGCAGGTCGCTGGTCACTATGGTGCTTTGCTGTCGCTCTATGCGTTGATGCAGGTCATCTTCGCGCCCGTGCTTGGACAATTTTCAGATGCTTACGGTCGGCGTCCGGTGCTTCTGGCTTCTCTTGCGGGAGCCGCAGTCGATTACACGATTATGGCATTAGCGCCGGTCTTATGGGTTCTCTATATCGGCCGACTCGTTTCTGGCGTCACGGGAGCAACCGGGGCCGTAGCTGCCTCAACCATTGCCGATTCGACGGGGGAAGGTTCTCGCGCACGCTGGTTCGGCTACATGGGGGCCTGTTATGGAGCAGGCATGATTGCCGGGCCAGCACTTGGTGGCATGCTCGGTGGTATTTCTGCCCATACTCCGTTTATCGCCGCTGCCCTTCTCAACGGCTTCGCGTTCCTGCTTGCCTGCATTTTTCTCAAGGAGACTCATCACAGCCATGGCGGGACCGGAAAGCCGGTTCGCATCAAACCATTCGTTCTGTTCCAGCTGGATGATACATTGCGCGGGCTAGCTGCGCTTTTCGCAGTTTTCTTCATTATTCAACTGATCGGCCAAGTGCCTGCGGCCCTATGGGTCATCTATGGCGAGGACCGTTTTCAGTGGGACACCACGACTGTTGGTTTGTCGCTTGCGGCGTTTGGAGCAACACATGCGATCTTCCAAGCGTTTGTTACCGGCCCGCTTTCAAGCCGGCTTGGAGAGCGGCGCACGCTACTCTTTGGCATGGCTGCGGATGCGACTGGCTTCATTCTTCTGGCTTTTGCCACGCAGGGATGGATGGTGTTCCCGATTTTGTTGCTGCTTGCCGCCGGAGGTGTTGGCATGCCGGCCTTGCAGGCAATGCTTTCAAACAATGTCAGCAGTAACAAGCAAGGAGCTTTACAGGGAACGCTTACAAGCCTCACCAATCTAAGCTCTATCGCGGGACCGCTTGGCTTCACGGCACTCTATTCTGCCACCATAGGAGCATGGAACGGTTGGGTTTGGATTGTCGGCGCGATTCTCTATTTAATATGTCTGCCAATACTACGCAGACCTTTCGCAACTTCATTGTGATTGAGTCATGGCGAATTGGTATGCGTAGGCTTACGAGGAATGACGGATTAAATCCGTTGAGCCATCATCTCCTCTCGGGGCGAGTGCCGATGATGACCTTAGTTCACACTCTCGCCGTCGCCGAATATCTGAACTTCCGCCACGCCGCCAATGCGCTCGGCGTGGCGCAATCCAGCGTCAGCGCCCGCGTGAAGGCGCTGGAAGAAGACCTTGGCATCCTTCTGTTCGAGCGCCATGCGCGGGGTGTTCGGTTGACCGAGGCCGGACGCCACTTCGTCGAGCGGATCGCGGCCGGCATCGACCAACTCGACCATGCGGTGAAGACCGCCGGCATGGCGGCAGCCGGAGAAAGCGGCCGGCTTCGCATCGGTATCCATGCCCTGATCCCTCGCAGCTTCCTCGCAAACTTGATCGGCCAATACCGCGAAGACCACCCCGGCGTTGAAGTCGAAATCACCGAAGGCACGGCCCGCGATGCGGTCATGCAGCTTCGCGCCGACCGGCTGGACGTGGTGTTCGTGGCCGGCACGCCCGAGCTGCCCGACTGCCATTCCCGCCACATATGGACCGAACCGCTCTTGGCGGTGTTACCGGAGCGGCATCCGTTCGCCGAGCGGTCGGCCGTTACATGGGCCGATCTGGCGGGCGAGACGTTCCTTGTTCGGCATGGCGGCACTGGCCCGCAAGTTCATAGCCATATCGTGCTGCGCCATGCCGGACTCTGGCCCGCGCCGTCGATCCTGCGCTTCGACGTGGGGCGCGGCGCGCTGCTGTCCATGGTCGGACAGGGCTTCGGCATCACCATCGTCAGTGCGGCCACGGCGCTGTTGCCGTCAACCGGCATTGTCTTCTTGCCCTTCGCCGACGAGCCGGAGCCGGTCGCCTTCTCGGCTGTCTGGTCGCCGTCCAACCGCAGCGCGGCGCTTCGCAACCTCCTCAGCCTCGCCAACGACATGGACCGGCAGGTCTGCACGAATTCAGTACTGCCACGGATAGCGAGGGCGTGAGCTGCAAGTCCATCGGCACCGTACAATTATCCAGCAGCAAGTTCGCTGTGGTTGAAAAGAGCCATAAATGCACCCTTGTCCCGTGGAGGCAGGTCATCAACCGCCAGCTCGGCACCGAGGTCATGGCATCGTGCAGGGTGGATCTGTATCGTAGCAGTTGCGCGAGCAGATAGGACTGGCGCTATAGGATCAACGCTATATTCGGCCTTCCTCTCAACAGCGTAGCGAACCGAAGTGGTCGCGGAAGCACCGTCCGCGACTGTTATTGCCATCGCCGGAAAGCGACACTTGCATTAACGCCGCCAAAGCCGAATCCGTTGGAAATGGCATGTTCCATGAGAATGGGTCGCGCAGATTGGTGAACTAGGTCGATACCTGCGGCAACAGGATCGGGGTTTTCTAAGTTTCTCGTTGGGGGAGCGACTTGATCCCGTAGGGCGAGTATCGTGAAAATCGCCTCAATGCCGCCTGCGGCACCAAGTAAGTGTCCGGTCGCCGATTTCGTGGCGCTTACCGCCACATCATGATCGCCCAAAATGGATTTTATCGCCGCTATTTCTCCACGATCCCCTACGGGGGTGGAGGTCGAATGAGCGTTCAAATGCTGAATATCGACTGGCTTCAACCCGGCACTCTGGAGCGCGATTTTCATCGCACGGGCCGCGCCTCGACCATCCTCTGGACCGGCAGTCATATGGTGTGCATCAGCGGTAGTGCCGTATCCTACCAGTTCGGCTATGGGCTTGGCACCCCGAGCGAGGGCATGTTCCAGTTCCTCTATGACGATCAGACCCGCCCCTTCGGACATTACGAAACCATCGCGCCCGGCGTCGAACGGCCTCGACGCCAGTTCCGGGGTAGTATTGTAGCCGGTGGATAGTGCTCGGGCGGCAGCAAATGCGCCGAGACTAACCTTGTCAATGCATGCCTCTGCTCCGCCGCACAGAGCGATGTCGGCCTCGTTGGAGCGTATCAACCGCGCGGCGTC
The sequence above is a segment of the Paradevosia shaoguanensis genome. Coding sequences within it:
- a CDS encoding DUF736 domain-containing protein codes for the protein MAEIGTFTRTETGYAGKLHSFGLRDKLFIVPAKPSDVKNAPDYRVRLDSEDGPDTGPAWKDSSENAGDFVSLRLEGPIFPFPIRAKLFQSNVDPSVWTLRWKHPRKVEDEE
- a CDS encoding lytic transglycosylase domain-containing protein, with the translated sequence MTAARVRPAIRSKIVIPLFSEKPSHPSVPLGHRTAGARSEGQGRPSAGACALPLTAASTLAGWCRSGDRTAWHYAVLILAGALSVCAGSGVAVAQSAPIERPAAAHPYAAHIAEASQRFGIPEHWIVAVLRAESAGDVRAVSSAGAMGLMQVMPDTWAGLRVRYGLGRDPYDPRDNILAGTAYLREMFDRYGNVAAMLAAYNAGPGRYDEHLATGRTLPAETRAYVAALAPILGGAAATEPPSSAPPPPPDWREAPLFVMRPGDARAVAAPPSDARSGDGRATVPARDPVDAESRSDSIFVADASGSGTP
- a CDS encoding DUF3363 domain-containing protein codes for the protein MWLATEHAPAVWELSKDMEPALRELGERGDIIRTMQKALGPQGGERDPMSFQIHDGVPETRIFGRVVDKHLSDELGENLTIVVDGIDGWTHHIAGIAPERLEDARIGSIIEIGPAEVATRPSDHTITAIAEDGIYRPSRHLEQAKFEGRVPGGDYEGYVDAHVRRLEALRRAGIVERIDADQWSIPDDLVSRAAVYDAGRDRQASVRVLSPVNLEKQIGSDGATWLDRRLIHGETADLASVGFGQQVREAMDQRREHHIEQGDATRARNGRIFYRRSLLATLREREVARVGAEMAESKGLPFRAATDGENVSGKFTGTVQLSSGKFAVVEQSHEFTLVPWRPVIDRQLGREVMGVVQGGSVSWQLGRQRGLNI
- a CDS encoding GNAT family N-acetyltransferase — encoded protein: MSNQNDTHGGLADRNFLAVLPISDGVVTIRAMSDADAEAYVAGTNDASVKHFAHLPLDEYTPQIVRDMIRGAIADGLRDGTLAVLTISDALSDSFLGSLVIFDVKPDDAEIGYWVAPEHRGRKVSGRALALAVEMARKLGLRKLRARTVQENPASERVLLNAGFEQVGEARPEIAPSGKTEMSVNYLIEV
- a CDS encoding TetR/AcrR family transcriptional regulator, which gives rise to MTKNGPSQTERGSSTIWLKPAKRVRDVPALTRDRIVQAAVEILDMRGQDGLTIRKLAEHLNAGAASLYWHVETRDDVLELALDSVLGEIPLPTEPLKWDKELIRFLTEWRQTLLRHPWSTSLFGFRPLLGPNALVRSEHLRATLARAGLPKADVIHAGYTLSNFMLGSVATQVAWQAGDEAATRARVATFLRDHAAEYPALSSQIESEPDDWGESFSRGLGWIIRSFATS
- a CDS encoding LysR substrate-binding domain-containing protein, with the protein product MRRRQQSTSLTDRQWGMPTALGSRIPLASLIQTLAVAEYLNFRHPANALGVAQSSVSARVKALEDDLGILLFERHARGVRLTEAGRHFVERIAAGIDQLDHAVKTAGMAAAGESGRLRIGIHALIPHSFLANLIGQYREDHPGVEVDMTEATAREAVMQLRADRLDVVFVAGKPELPDCHSRRIWTEPLLAVIPERHPLAERSAITWADLEGETFLVRHGGTGPQVHSHIVLRHAGHWPALSILRFDVGRGALLSMVGQGFGITIVGAATSLLPTSGIVFLPFADEPEPVAFSAVWSPSNRSAALKNLLTLASHMVRIARTD
- the tetR(G) gene encoding tetracycline resistance transcriptional repressor TetR; protein product: MTKLDKGTVIAAALELLNEVGMDNLTTRKLAERLKVQQPALYWHFQNKRALLDGLAEAMLTERHTRSLPKENEDWRVYLKENALSFRMALLSYRDGARVHAGTRPTEPNFGTAETQIRFLCAAGFSPKRAVWTLRAVSHYVVGSVLEQQASDADERISDRPDVSEQAPSSFLHDLFHELETDGMDAAFNFGLDSLIAGFERLRSSTTD
- the tet(G) gene encoding tetracycline efflux MFS transporter Tet(G), with product MRSSAIIALLIVGLDAMGLGLIMPVLPTLLRELVPVEQVAGHYGALLSLYALMQVIFAPVLGQFSDAYGRRPVLLASLAGAAVDYTIMALAPVLWVLYIGRLVSGVTGATGAVAASTIADSTGEGSRARWFGYMGACYGAGMIAGPALGGMLGGISAHTPFIAAALLNGFAFLLACIFLKETHHSHGGTGKPVRIKPFVLFQLDDTLRGLAALFAVFFIIQLIGQVPAALWVIYGEDRFQWDTTTVGLSLAAFGATHAIFQAFVTGPLSSRLGERRTLLFGMAADATGFILLAFATQGWMVFPILLLLAAGGVGMPALQAMLSNNVSSNKQGALQGTLTSLTNLSSIAGPLGFTALYSATIGAWNGWVWIVGAILYLICLPILRRPFATSL
- a CDS encoding LysR family transcriptional regulator; translation: MMTLVHTLAVAEYLNFRHAANALGVAQSSVSARVKALEEDLGILLFERHARGVRLTEAGRHFVERIAAGIDQLDHAVKTAGMAAAGESGRLRIGIHALIPRSFLANLIGQYREDHPGVEVEITEGTARDAVMQLRADRLDVVFVAGTPELPDCHSRHIWTEPLLAVLPERHPFAERSAVTWADLAGETFLVRHGGTGPQVHSHIVLRHAGLWPAPSILRFDVGRGALLSMVGQGFGITIVSAATALLPSTGIVFLPFADEPEPVAFSAVWSPSNRSAALRNLLSLANDMDRQVCTNSVLPRIARA
- the fabF gene encoding beta-ketoacyl-ACP synthase II, which translates into the protein MRRIVVTGMGLVGPLGSGIETSWKRLLDGKSGIRSLPDEISNDLPVKIGGIVPSLIEDSEAGFDPDLIVDTKDQRKMDRFILFALAAAKEALETAGWHPTSDYERERTATIIASGIGGFPAIASAVRITDTRGARRLSPFTVPSFLANLAAGQVTIRHGFTGPIGTPVTACAASVQAIGDAARLIRSNEADIALCGGAEACIDKVSLGAFAAARALSTGYNTTPELASRPFDAGRDGFVMSEGAGLIVIEELEHALARGAKPIAELVGYGTTADAHHMTAGPEDGRGAARAMKIALQSAGLKPVDIQHLNAHSTSTPVGDRGEIAAIKSILGDHDVAVSATKSATGHLLGAAGGIEAIFTILALRDQVAPPTRNLENPDPVAAGIDLVHQSARPILMEHAISNGFGFGGVNASVAFRRWQ